One genomic region from Listeria monocytogenes encodes:
- a CDS encoding BglG family transcription antiterminator, whose product MGYFAYKRLETLYGMLLDAGSHLSAQKLSQDLHISERTIRTDIAKLTEFLESHGATITLTRGAGYKIEILDPTVFQAFQAEKNKPKNADYFDLDNPEERVKYEIFLLLSSADYIKLEDLADTIFASRATISNDMKQVRKVIASYDLTLVSKPGSGVKIVGDEEKMRYALTALIASKNAPESYLESFFEWHKQKDKLQKLMTAVTDYFFATNIRFTDEALQNLLLHMMILVERIEFGHTLEQFELTDVSEEEILIAAKLATILESLFEIEIADADKNYLLLQIASKRILNVEDKEISEFDDYAYIEGLLNRIESHYFYHLQDDMQLKKDLVAHIHSMLYRVKYHMTVKNPMTEHIKRYYPLAYEITLDAVESLKKDYPYDINQNELAYLALHIGASLERNYQISYYRHKSALIVCGSGFGTARIVEAKVKSAVSNLDITKVVSIQEYNRFIHIEEDIILSTVRIPEKNKPVIKISNIPTNEELKMLGAIIQEQTDPNRGFLSNFFTADFFERSSMTNKTAILEEMVDSLRQQNIVGEGFLQSVLEREKLGSTVLGTGIAIPHPLGLMAKETKIVIRILDKPIKWDQKQSVRAVFLLCISKNDYEEAINIYELLVELVREEYGEKLSRLSDFNAFTALANDILKKK is encoded by the coding sequence ATGGGATATTTCGCTTATAAACGTTTGGAAACACTATATGGCATGCTCCTTGATGCGGGTAGCCATTTATCAGCTCAGAAACTCAGCCAAGATTTACATATTTCCGAACGTACGATACGAACGGACATTGCTAAACTAACTGAATTTCTCGAAAGTCACGGGGCAACCATAACGCTTACTCGGGGTGCGGGTTACAAAATCGAAATCCTTGATCCGACCGTTTTTCAAGCTTTTCAGGCCGAAAAAAATAAACCGAAAAACGCTGATTATTTTGACTTAGATAATCCCGAAGAACGCGTGAAATATGAGATTTTCTTGCTGCTATCAAGCGCCGACTATATTAAATTGGAAGACTTGGCGGATACGATTTTTGCTAGCCGTGCCACCATTTCCAATGATATGAAGCAAGTTAGGAAGGTTATTGCGTCTTATGATTTAACGCTCGTCTCGAAACCAGGTAGCGGCGTGAAAATTGTCGGCGATGAAGAAAAAATGCGCTACGCCCTAACCGCGTTAATTGCTTCCAAAAACGCCCCAGAATCTTACTTAGAATCATTTTTCGAATGGCATAAACAAAAAGATAAACTGCAAAAATTAATGACAGCCGTGACCGATTATTTTTTTGCGACCAACATTCGTTTCACAGACGAAGCGCTTCAAAATTTACTTTTACATATGATGATTTTAGTGGAACGAATTGAATTCGGGCATACGTTGGAACAGTTTGAATTAACGGACGTTAGTGAAGAAGAAATCCTGATTGCAGCTAAACTGGCAACTATTTTAGAATCACTTTTCGAAATAGAGATTGCGGACGCAGACAAAAATTATTTACTTCTCCAAATCGCTAGCAAACGAATCCTGAACGTAGAAGATAAAGAAATTAGCGAATTTGATGATTATGCGTATATCGAAGGCTTGTTGAACCGCATTGAGTCACATTACTTTTATCATTTACAAGATGACATGCAGCTGAAAAAGGATCTTGTTGCCCATATTCATTCCATGTTATATCGCGTGAAATACCATATGACCGTCAAAAACCCAATGACGGAGCACATCAAGCGCTATTATCCGTTAGCTTACGAAATCACGCTCGACGCAGTAGAATCGCTAAAAAAAGACTATCCATATGACATTAATCAAAATGAATTAGCCTATTTAGCGCTTCATATCGGGGCATCTTTAGAGCGAAATTATCAAATCTCTTACTATCGGCATAAATCGGCTTTAATCGTCTGTGGGTCAGGTTTTGGAACGGCGCGAATTGTGGAAGCAAAAGTGAAGTCGGCAGTGAGCAATCTCGACATTACAAAAGTTGTTTCGATTCAAGAATATAACCGTTTTATTCATATTGAAGAAGATATCATTCTTTCCACCGTTAGAATACCTGAGAAAAATAAGCCGGTCATCAAAATCAGCAACATCCCAACCAATGAAGAATTAAAAATGCTTGGTGCCATTATTCAAGAACAAACCGATCCTAACCGCGGCTTTCTATCGAATTTCTTCACGGCCGATTTTTTTGAAAGAAGCAGTATGACAAACAAAACAGCAATTTTAGAAGAAATGGTTGACTCATTGCGCCAACAAAATATTGTTGGCGAAGGCTTCTTGCAATCGGTTCTTGAACGTGAAAAACTAGGCTCAACGGTACTCGGAACCGGAATAGCAATCCCACATCCACTCGGACTAATGGCCAAAGAAACAAAAATCGTTATTCGGATATTAGATAAACCAATCAAATGGGATCAAAAACAATCCGTTCGCGCCGTATTTTTACTATGTATTAGCAAAAATGATTATGAAGAAGCCATTAATATTTATGAATTGCTAGTAGAATTAGTACGCGAAGAATATGGTGAGAAGCTTTCAAGGCTTTCCGATTTTAATGCATTCACTGCTTTAGCAAATGATATTTTGAAGAAAAAATAA
- a CDS encoding DUF4064 domain-containing protein, whose translation MNRQTEFTLLIVGASLSILTFLGAMLYTIIFGLNTLMVADTFGYYSSSEETILLGIITFFSVVAAFFALGSAVFGFIGAFKVKSDGPKVKTLGVCFIVLGGLQVFTIHGILFLIAGILTITKKEYKTNSKEDEGTKWE comes from the coding sequence ATGAACAGACAAACAGAATTTACATTACTTATTGTGGGAGCTTCGTTAAGCATTTTAACTTTTCTAGGTGCTATGTTGTATACCATTATTTTTGGACTTAATACGCTAATGGTGGCTGATACTTTTGGTTATTATAGTAGCTCAGAAGAAACGATTTTACTTGGGATAATTACTTTCTTTTCAGTAGTTGCTGCGTTTTTTGCACTAGGATCAGCGGTTTTTGGTTTTATCGGTGCATTTAAAGTCAAAAGTGACGGGCCAAAAGTAAAAACATTAGGCGTTTGTTTTATCGTTTTGGGTGGATTACAAGTATTCACTATTCACGGAATTTTATTTTTGATTGCAGGAATTTTAACAATTACAAAAAAAGAATACAAAACAAATTCTAAAGAAGATGAGGGGACAAAATGGGAATGA
- a CDS encoding inorganic phosphate transporter produces MDTVILITVIIVIVGLAFDFINGFHDIANAVATSISTRALKPRVAIGIAAVMNFLGAISFTGVAESLTKSIVDPFSLNNGEFVVLCGLIAAVIWNLMTWLVGMPSSSSHALIGAIAGASIASASSFSVLNWSGFTTIIIALIISPIIGFTVGYLIYSLFKHLFHDKKLGKMNRRFRFIQIGTAAAQAYSHGTNDAQKTMGIITLALVASGLLKESAGIPFWVQVSCAASMAIGSSVGGYRIIKTVGTKIMKITPVTGVASDLSSLSVIMTATLIHLPVSTTQVIDSSIMGVGTANHKKEVNWRTGKNMVVTWFITLPLAGLLAAVVYWISAAIFL; encoded by the coding sequence ATGGATACGGTTATTTTAATAACGGTTATTATCGTTATAGTGGGGTTAGCGTTTGATTTTATAAATGGGTTTCATGATATTGCGAATGCGGTTGCCACGAGCATTTCAACTAGAGCTTTAAAACCGCGAGTAGCAATTGGTATTGCGGCAGTTATGAATTTCCTGGGAGCCATTTCGTTTACAGGGGTAGCTGAATCGCTCACCAAAAGCATTGTAGATCCATTTTCGCTTAATAATGGGGAATTTGTCGTTTTATGTGGCTTAATAGCGGCAGTGATTTGGAATTTAATGACTTGGCTTGTTGGAATGCCTAGTAGTTCATCGCATGCGCTTATCGGTGCGATAGCTGGGGCTTCCATCGCATCAGCCAGTAGTTTTAGCGTGCTTAATTGGTCAGGATTTACAACTATTATTATTGCACTCATTATCTCACCAATTATCGGTTTTACAGTCGGTTATTTGATTTATTCGCTCTTTAAGCATCTTTTTCACGACAAAAAGCTTGGGAAAATGAATCGGCGCTTTCGTTTTATCCAAATTGGAACTGCTGCAGCCCAAGCATATTCACACGGCACAAATGATGCGCAAAAAACGATGGGGATTATTACGCTTGCTTTAGTTGCGAGTGGACTTTTGAAAGAGTCAGCCGGTATTCCATTTTGGGTGCAAGTAAGTTGTGCAGCATCGATGGCGATTGGGTCATCTGTTGGCGGTTATCGAATCATTAAAACAGTAGGAACAAAAATCATGAAAATAACCCCAGTTACTGGTGTTGCATCTGATTTAAGCTCTCTTTCCGTAATCATGACAGCTACTTTGATTCATTTGCCAGTCAGCACTACGCAAGTTATTGACAGCTCGATTATGGGTGTCGGAACAGCTAATCATAAAAAAGAAGTCAATTGGCGTACGGGGAAAAATATGGTTGTAACTTGGTTTATTACGTTACCACTAGCTGGACTTTTGGCAGCAGTGGTATACTGGATATCAGCAGCTATTTTTTTATAA
- a CDS encoding VOC family protein: MKIEHVALWTTNLEQMKQFYVTYFGATANDLYENKTKGFTSYFLTFEDGARLEIMSRTDVTGKTTGENLGWAHIAISTGTKEAVDELTEKLRQDGFAIAGEPRMTGDGYYESVVLDPEGNRIEITW; encoded by the coding sequence ATGAAGATTGAACATGTAGCATTATGGACAACTAATTTAGAACAAATGAAACAATTTTATGTTACTTATTTTGGTGCAACTGCCAATGATTTATATGAAAATAAAACAAAAGGCTTCACTTCTTACTTTCTTACGTTTGAAGACGGCGCGAGACTTGAAATTATGAGTCGGACGGATGTAACAGGAAAAACAACTGGGGAAAACTTAGGATGGGCGCACATTGCTATTTCAACAGGAACAAAAGAAGCAGTAGATGAGCTAACTGAAAAACTAAGACAAGATGGTTTTGCAATTGCAGGTGAACCAAGAATGACAGGAGACGGATACTACGAAAGTGTTGTGCTAGACCCAGAAGGTAATCGAATCGAAATTACATGGTAG
- a CDS encoding DUF1149 family protein — protein MDIVTNKIVVEKYNFETIVEENEQFENKIELEVHEVEPVNGNVELMSKGKIFKITIPFLLVLENFRIDGRISRIIQLKDFFGDFSDLEAVDVEGLSNPLIDYIKRLTYDVTEIAFDEPGVSLDFNANHNS, from the coding sequence ATGGATATCGTAACTAATAAAATTGTCGTAGAAAAGTATAATTTCGAAACAATCGTGGAAGAAAATGAGCAATTCGAAAACAAAATTGAATTAGAGGTCCATGAAGTAGAGCCAGTCAATGGAAATGTGGAACTTATGTCAAAAGGGAAAATTTTTAAAATAACGATTCCTTTTTTATTAGTCCTTGAAAATTTCCGGATTGACGGTAGAATCAGCCGTATTATTCAATTAAAAGACTTTTTTGGAGATTTTTCCGATTTAGAAGCTGTAGATGTTGAAGGCTTATCCAATCCGCTAATTGACTACATCAAACGCTTAACCTATGATGTAACAGAAATCGCGTTTGATGAACCGGGAGTTAGCTTGGATTTTAACGCTAATCATAATAGCTAG
- a CDS encoding NusG domain II-containing protein has protein sequence MRQYMKMVRPFDFVIIILLILGSFLPLILFSVAEAKHVGDDVVAIISQDGKVIREIPLTGHKGNEQFTIKGKGAQYNLMEVDGERIRIKEDNSPDQVGVKMGWKSKAGDTIVCLPHKVFVEIKSTNKKSKDPDTDLIVPN, from the coding sequence ATGCGTCAATATATGAAAATGGTACGTCCGTTTGATTTTGTAATTATCATTTTACTGATCTTGGGTTCGTTTTTACCACTAATATTATTTTCTGTCGCTGAAGCAAAACATGTGGGCGATGATGTCGTAGCGATTATTTCACAAGATGGCAAAGTAATTCGGGAAATCCCGCTAACTGGTCATAAAGGCAATGAGCAGTTTACGATTAAAGGAAAAGGCGCACAATATAATTTGATGGAAGTAGATGGCGAACGGATTCGAATAAAAGAAGACAACAGCCCAGATCAAGTAGGCGTCAAAATGGGTTGGAAATCCAAAGCCGGTGACACCATTGTTTGTTTACCACATAAAGTTTTCGTAGAGATAAAATCGACAAACAAAAAAAGCAAAGACCCCGATACAGATTTAATTGTGCCGAATTAA
- the inlF gene encoding class 1 internalin InlF, translating into MKSKNNYFKQIITIMTVVSLLIMVLGIQGNNDVKAATQVAPPASINQIFPDADLAEGIRAELQKSSVTDVVTKEELESISQLSVYAKKIASIEGLEYLTNLKFLNLNGNQITDLSPLSNLTKLTEIYIGDNKISDISPLQNLTNVTDLYLVDNDISDLRPLANLTQMYSLRLGGNSNISDLNPVRNMTRLNNLEVTGSILKDLTPLADVTSLTRLTLSDNQIEDLSPLAGLTKLDNIAAYSNKITDITPVTNLTRLQYLDLGSNEITDLSPVANLQKLTSLHLANNQITNISMLEDLTNLTSLGLQNNKISDISVLKNLTHVTYLQLGYNQIVDVKIIGGLTNLTSLQLTQNHITDISPLANLTKIQYSDFSNQMITNLERNFSKTLSVPNNITSIDGTLIAPETISNNGTYDAPNLKWSLPNYLPEVKYTFSQKIPIGTGTSNYSGFITQPLKELLDYKVTFNVEGNTSEVETVTEENLIPEPTSPTKQGYTFDGWYDAETGGTKWDFTTGQMPANDLTLYAHFSVNSYQANFDIDGVVTNEAVVYDALLNEPTTPTKQGYTFDGWYDAETGGNKWDFKTMKMPANDVAFYAHFTINNYQANFDIDGEVKNETIAYDTLLNEPTTPTKQGYTFDGWYDAETGGTKWDFKTKEMPANDVTLYAHFTINNYQANFDIDGAVTEEVVNYDALIPEPTSPSKTGFTLEGWYDAEVGGTKWDFKTMKMPANDITLYAHFSKETPIIPSPDEGLDSDSTNGPITINEPSATSTPSQNNNITVTAGENTTELATAKLPKTGDNAPWKTLFAGILLSSSAFYIWRKKA; encoded by the coding sequence ATGAAATCTAAAAATAATTATTTCAAACAAATCATCACCATAATGACCGTCGTGAGCCTTTTAATTATGGTGTTAGGTATTCAAGGTAATAATGATGTTAAAGCAGCGACACAGGTCGCGCCACCAGCATCAATTAATCAAATTTTTCCTGATGCAGATTTAGCGGAGGGAATACGAGCGGAACTTCAAAAATCAAGTGTCACAGATGTAGTAACGAAAGAAGAATTAGAAAGCATTTCGCAACTGTCGGTATACGCGAAAAAAATAGCTTCTATTGAAGGGCTTGAGTATTTAACCAATTTGAAATTTTTAAATCTTAATGGAAACCAAATTACAGATCTCAGCCCATTAAGCAATTTAACAAAACTAACGGAAATTTATATTGGTGATAATAAAATTTCTGATATTAGTCCGCTTCAAAACCTAACTAATGTAACTGACTTATATCTAGTAGATAATGATATTAGTGATTTAAGGCCATTAGCTAATTTAACCCAAATGTATAGTTTGCGTTTGGGAGGTAATTCGAATATTAGTGATTTAAACCCAGTGCGAAATATGACGCGTTTGAATAATTTAGAAGTAACAGGGTCTATATTAAAAGATTTGACGCCGCTAGCCGATGTAACCAGCCTAACTCGTTTAACATTGAGTGACAATCAAATTGAAGATTTAAGTCCACTAGCTGGCTTGACAAAATTGGACAATATAGCAGCATATTCGAATAAAATCACTGATATTACTCCTGTGACCAATTTAACAAGACTCCAGTATTTGGATTTAGGTAGTAATGAAATCACTGATTTAAGTCCTGTGGCTAATCTGCAAAAATTAACCTCGCTACATCTTGCAAACAACCAGATTACTAATATTAGTATGCTTGAAGATTTAACAAATTTAACTTCGTTGGGTTTACAAAACAATAAAATTAGTGATATATCCGTTTTGAAAAATCTAACCCATGTGACTTATTTGCAGTTGGGGTATAACCAAATAGTGGATGTGAAAATAATCGGAGGACTAACTAATTTAACAAGTTTGCAGTTAACACAAAACCATATTACTGACATAAGTCCTTTAGCCAACTTAACCAAAATACAATACTCTGACTTCTCTAATCAGATGATAACAAATCTAGAACGTAATTTTTCGAAGACACTCTCCGTTCCGAACAATATAACTAGCATAGATGGAACGCTAATTGCGCCTGAAACGATTAGCAATAATGGAACCTACGACGCACCGAACTTGAAGTGGTCTTTACCGAACTATTTACCAGAAGTTAAATATACGTTCAGCCAGAAAATACCGATTGGGACAGGCACAAGTAATTATAGTGGCTTCATAACACAACCGTTAAAAGAATTACTAGATTACAAAGTCACATTTAATGTAGAAGGTAATACAAGTGAAGTAGAGACTGTAACAGAAGAAAATCTCATTCCAGAACCTACGAGCCCAACCAAACAAGGTTATACATTTGATGGTTGGTACGACGCAGAAACAGGCGGAACAAAATGGGACTTCACAACCGGGCAAATGCCTGCAAATGACCTCACACTATATGCCCATTTTTCCGTAAATAGCTACCAAGCAAATTTTGATATAGACGGTGTGGTAACGAATGAAGCGGTAGTATACGATGCCTTACTCAATGAACCGACCACTCCAACCAAACAAGGCTATACATTTGATGGCTGGTATGACGCAGAAACAGGCGGTAATAAGTGGGATTTCAAAACAATGAAAATGCCCGCGAATGATGTTGCTTTTTATGCACATTTTACTATCAACAACTATCAAGCAAATTTTGATATAGATGGTGAGGTAAAGAATGAAACGATAGCATACGATACCTTACTCAATGAACCGACCACTCCAACCAAACAAGGTTATACATTTGATGGTTGGTATGACGCAGAAACAGGCGGAACGAAGTGGGATTTCAAAACGAAGGAAATGCCCGCGAATGATGTCACTCTATATGCACATTTTACCATCAACAACTACCAAGCGAACTTTGATATAGATGGGGCAGTAACAGAGGAAGTAGTAAACTATGACGCGCTTATTCCTGAACCAACATCACCGTCCAAAACGGGATTTACTTTAGAAGGTTGGTATGACGCAGAAGTTGGCGGAACAAAATGGGATTTTAAAACGATGAAAATGCCTGCGAACGATATTACTTTGTACGCACATTTCAGTAAGGAAACACCAATTATTCCTAGTCCAGATGAAGGATTAGACTCTGATTCTACCAATGGACCAATTACTATAAATGAACCGAGTGCTACTAGTACGCCATCCCAAAATAATAACATCACAGTAACAGCAGGGGAAAATACTACAGAACTAGCAACAGCTAAACTTCCAAAAACTGGAGATAATGCCCCGTGGAAAACATTGTTTGCCGGGATATTACTTTCATCATCCGCGTTTTATATTTGGAGAAAAAAAGCATAA
- the rph gene encoding rifamycin-inactivating phosphotransferase, with protein sequence MKPYVLKFQEIQPHSEALVGGKGMNLGACSNIEGVHVPAGFCLTTEAYKRTLAENNEFTQLLQRLSSLKTSDMDAIREISETIRTLIQHTQIPSEITSDMDAALLDVGGYEMPFAVRSSATAEDLPHTSFAGQHDTYLNIIGRDALLQHISMCWASLFTERAIIYRIQNQFDHHKVQLAVVIQQMIFPEASGILFTADPITSNRKSLSIDASFGLGEALVSGLVSTDSYTVQENTITNKIIATKKLAIYSLKEGGTETRPLEKSQQTKQTLTDQQILQLAKLGRKIEAYFGKPQDIEWCLAEGIFYIVQSRPITTLYPIPEVSEPGNRVYISVAHQQMMTDAMKPLGLSFYLMTTPATMYTAGGRLFVDITQSLSAKVSRDMMVNSLGQSDPLIKDALLTVINKKGFLPPLPTEENPNQAPISGKPPVRGIPDPSSVFELVQNSENSIKSLKQTIETKNGSDLFDFIVEDLEELKRVLFNPTSIDAIMAGMDASAWLNEHIYQWLGEKNVADKLSESAPNNITSQMGLELLDVADVIRPYPIVRAYLEQTKNPDFLNELATLDGGAETRKALEEYLQKYGMRCAGEIDLTKTRWIENPLTLIPLILSNIKNFEPGASMHKFAQGEKEAFDKEHEILRRLQELPDGEQKAMETKEKIDILRHFIGYREYPKYGMINRYFIYKLAFLRASEQLVNNGVLQNKEDIYFLYFEELREVVRTGHVDYELINARKRDFATFEKLTPPRILTSDGEMINGKYKRENLHKDAILGLPVSSGTVEGRARIILNMEKVDLEDGDILVTAYTDPSWTPAFVSIKGLVTEVGGLMTHGAVIAREYGLPAVVGVENATTVIKDGQQIRINGTEGYIEILD encoded by the coding sequence ATGAAACCATATGTACTAAAGTTTCAAGAAATACAGCCGCATTCAGAAGCACTTGTCGGTGGTAAAGGAATGAATTTAGGTGCTTGTTCTAATATCGAAGGAGTACATGTTCCCGCAGGTTTTTGCCTGACAACAGAGGCTTACAAGCGAACCTTAGCGGAAAACAATGAATTTACGCAACTGCTCCAACGCCTTTCTTCCCTAAAAACAAGTGACATGGATGCTATTCGAGAAATCAGCGAAACGATTCGAACGCTTATTCAACATACACAAATCCCCTCTGAAATAACGAGTGATATGGATGCTGCACTTTTAGATGTGGGAGGGTATGAGATGCCTTTCGCCGTGCGTTCTAGCGCCACTGCCGAGGACCTTCCCCACACTTCCTTCGCAGGGCAACATGATACGTATTTAAATATTATTGGTAGAGATGCATTATTACAGCATATCAGTATGTGTTGGGCTTCGTTATTTACCGAACGCGCTATTATTTATCGTATCCAAAATCAGTTTGATCACCATAAAGTCCAGCTTGCCGTTGTTATTCAACAAATGATTTTCCCTGAAGCATCCGGTATTCTATTTACCGCTGATCCAATTACATCTAATCGAAAATCCCTCTCTATCGATGCCAGTTTTGGGTTAGGTGAAGCCCTTGTTTCTGGTTTAGTTTCCACTGACTCATACACAGTCCAAGAAAATACTATTACCAACAAAATAATCGCTACGAAAAAACTCGCCATTTATAGTTTAAAAGAAGGTGGAACAGAGACTCGCCCACTTGAAAAATCACAGCAAACCAAGCAAACATTAACCGACCAACAAATTTTACAACTTGCTAAACTTGGTAGAAAAATCGAAGCCTATTTTGGGAAACCACAAGATATTGAATGGTGTTTAGCAGAAGGTATTTTTTACATTGTTCAGAGTCGGCCTATCACGACTTTATATCCAATCCCAGAAGTAAGTGAACCCGGCAATCGTGTTTATATTTCTGTTGCACATCAGCAAATGATGACTGATGCGATGAAACCACTTGGGCTTTCCTTTTATTTAATGACCACTCCAGCCACAATGTATACTGCAGGAGGACGGTTATTTGTCGATATTACTCAAAGTCTATCAGCCAAAGTTTCTCGCGATATGATGGTGAATTCCCTCGGTCAATCGGACCCGCTAATTAAAGATGCTTTACTCACCGTAATTAACAAAAAAGGATTCCTACCTCCACTACCAACGGAGGAAAATCCAAATCAAGCACCCATTTCTGGAAAACCACCCGTTCGTGGCATTCCTGATCCATCTAGCGTTTTTGAATTAGTCCAAAACAGCGAAAACTCCATAAAATCCTTGAAGCAAACCATTGAAACTAAAAACGGATCCGATTTGTTTGATTTTATCGTAGAAGATTTGGAAGAATTAAAAAGAGTTTTATTTAATCCTACTAGTATTGATGCTATTATGGCCGGTATGGACGCTTCAGCTTGGTTAAATGAACATATTTACCAGTGGCTGGGAGAAAAAAATGTCGCCGATAAACTGTCAGAATCAGCACCAAACAATATTACTTCACAAATGGGACTTGAATTATTAGATGTAGCTGACGTCATTCGCCCCTACCCTATTGTCAGAGCCTATTTAGAACAAACGAAAAATCCTGATTTTTTAAATGAGCTTGCTACTTTGGATGGTGGTGCAGAAACCAGAAAAGCATTAGAAGAGTATCTTCAAAAATACGGAATGCGCTGTGCGGGCGAAATTGACTTAACTAAAACACGTTGGATTGAAAACCCGCTAACGCTTATTCCGTTGATTTTAAGTAATATCAAAAACTTTGAACCCGGCGCGAGTATGCACAAATTTGCTCAAGGAGAAAAAGAAGCTTTCGATAAAGAACATGAAATCCTAAGGCGCTTGCAAGAACTGCCGGACGGGGAACAAAAAGCGATGGAAACAAAAGAAAAAATTGATATTTTACGTCATTTCATTGGCTATCGCGAGTATCCAAAATACGGCATGATTAACCGCTACTTTATTTATAAACTGGCTTTCCTTCGAGCTAGCGAACAACTTGTAAACAATGGCGTTTTGCAAAATAAAGAAGATATTTATTTTCTTTACTTCGAGGAACTGCGGGAAGTTGTGCGTACTGGTCATGTTGATTACGAACTTATTAACGCTCGAAAACGCGATTTCGCCACTTTTGAAAAATTAACACCACCGCGCATCCTTACTTCTGATGGGGAAATGATTAACGGCAAATACAAACGCGAAAATCTCCATAAAGATGCCATTCTTGGACTTCCTGTTTCATCTGGGACAGTTGAAGGTCGCGCTCGCATCATTTTAAATATGGAAAAAGTGGATTTAGAAGATGGCGATATTCTAGTTACGGCTTATACTGACCCTAGTTGGACTCCCGCATTTGTATCTATTAAAGGACTTGTGACCGAGGTTGGCGGGCTTATGACGCACGGAGCAGTGATTGCCCGCGAATACGGTCTTCCCGCTGTAGTGGGTGTCGAAAATGCAACTACCGTTATAAAAGATGGTCAGCAAATTCGCATCAATGGTACAGAAGGCTATATTGAGATTCTTGATTAA
- a CDS encoding ZIP family metal transporter, with protein MLNYLSSLNPVLLALLAGIFTWACTAAGASLVFFFKNLNKKWGNIMLGFAAGVMLAASFWSLLAPAIEMSKDLGKFSFVPALVGFLLGGIFLRVIDRIIPHLHFGFPEQAKEGPKTSLRKSILLVLSITIHNIPEGAAVGVAFGAVITGDTETLITAIVLALGIGIQNFPEGAAVSIPLRGEGLSRGKSFWYGQLSAVVEPIFAVIGAVLVVFVTPILPFALAFAAGAMIFVIVEELIPESQVEGSADLATAATMAGFAVMMVLDVALG; from the coding sequence TTGTTAAATTACTTATCGTCACTAAATCCGGTACTATTAGCACTTCTTGCCGGAATTTTCACATGGGCTTGTACCGCAGCAGGAGCTTCACTCGTATTTTTCTTTAAAAATTTAAATAAAAAATGGGGCAATATAATGCTTGGTTTTGCTGCTGGTGTTATGCTTGCAGCAAGTTTCTGGTCACTTCTTGCCCCTGCAATCGAAATGAGTAAAGATTTAGGGAAGTTTTCCTTTGTACCAGCTCTAGTTGGCTTTTTGCTTGGGGGGATATTTTTACGTGTTATTGACCGTATTATTCCACATTTACATTTCGGGTTTCCAGAGCAAGCAAAGGAAGGACCAAAAACTTCTCTACGGAAAAGTATCTTACTGGTTCTTTCCATTACTATTCATAATATTCCAGAAGGGGCAGCTGTTGGGGTTGCTTTCGGAGCAGTTATAACTGGAGACACGGAGACACTTATTACAGCAATCGTTTTGGCGCTTGGTATTGGTATCCAAAACTTTCCAGAGGGAGCGGCAGTATCCATTCCTTTGCGCGGAGAAGGGCTCTCGAGAGGAAAAAGTTTCTGGTATGGTCAACTTTCAGCGGTAGTTGAACCAATTTTCGCTGTAATTGGTGCTGTATTGGTTGTTTTTGTTACACCTATTTTGCCGTTTGCGCTTGCCTTTGCAGCTGGTGCAATGATTTTCGTTATTGTAGAGGAATTAATTCCTGAATCTCAAGTAGAAGGTTCGGCCGATTTAGCGACTGCTGCAACGATGGCAGGATTTGCAGTAATGATGGTTTTAGATGTTGCTTTAGGATAA